Proteins encoded by one window of Arachis ipaensis cultivar K30076 chromosome B04, Araip1.1, whole genome shotgun sequence:
- the LOC107636751 gene encoding uncharacterized protein LOC107636751, which produces MGTISQDHAKLDSDTIADAIRPLVEADPTIKVKSVIAEVQSRFNYTVSYRKAWLAKQKAVAKVFGDWEVSYHTLPVWLKAMTVNMSRSCVQIKTLPVYRESEEVQGVRVLHRIFWSFYPCIVAFRHRKPLVQVDGTHLYGKYKGALLVAVAQDGNQNIVPIAFVIVEGETADAWEFFLTNLRRYVVIIDGVGIISDCHTSIDAAIAHSNGAWSPPRAWHMYYIRHIESNFLRRFKAPYLHKLVVNTGYSRTEHEYNKNYQRLKEWGDAYTQWCDDIGVERWVLAFDGVIVGDI; this is translated from the exons ATGGGTacgatttcacaagatcatgccaagttggactcAGACACTATTGCAGATGCCATTAGGCCGTTGGTTGAAGCAGACCCGACGATAAAGGTGAAGTCTGTTATTGCAGAAGTTCAGTCCAGGTTCAACTACACTGTAAGTTACcgcaaggcttggttggcaaagcagaaagctgtCGCAAAGGTTTTTGGTGATTGGGAAGTTTCTTACCATACTCTGCCAGTATGGTTGAAAGCAATGACTGTGAATATGTCACGGTCTTGTGTTCAAATAAAAACGCTCCCCGTTTACCGTGAGAGTGAGGAGGTTCAAGGTGTAAGAGTTCTGCACCGCATTTTTTGGAGCTTCTATCCGTGTATTGTAGCATTCAGACACCGCAAGCCACTGGTGCAGGTAGATGGCACGCACCTGTATGGAAAATATAAAGGTGCACTTCTGGTTGCAGTTGCACAAGATGGGAACCAAAACATTGTGCCTATTGCATTTGTGATAGTCGAGGGCGAGACGGCAGACGCATGGGAGTTTTTCCTAACTAATTTGCGGAGATATGTTGTTATCATTGATGGTGTGGGTATTATTTCTGACTGCCATACCTCCATCGACGCTGCAATAGCTCACAGTAACGGTGCATGGTCACCACCAAGAGCATGGCACATGTACTACATCAGGCACATCGAGTCCAACTTCTTAAGGAGGTTCAAGGCTCCGTATTTGCATAAACTCGTGGTGAACACAG GCTATTCTAGGACGGAACATGAGTACAACAAAAACTACCAAAGGCTTAAAGAGTGGGGTGATGCATATACTCAATGGTGCGATGACATCGGTGTTGAGAGATGGGTGTTGGCATTCGATGGGGTCATCGTTGGGGACATATGA